The proteins below are encoded in one region of Festucalex cinctus isolate MCC-2025b chromosome 2, RoL_Fcin_1.0, whole genome shotgun sequence:
- the LOC144014106 gene encoding nucleolar protein 4-like, translating to MSEPSWLAADPGAASQLSLAGRAEAMRNIAGNREDDDDSSSESGSGLPTLTPPSSSSAAVAGEVEVVNGNCGPAPLDFSTPTSWSSSSEDQHPVNLSEPTAKKSLLGGSQLPVTVSAAAAALLGALHPNVPEELRRKYPLAAKPPLAPHSVLPVPHIPHTHALNAGELRLDRDYGGKSPVYSSGGSYDSIKMEASAEDLSGGRLGGAVAPEDDDDDHDEHDDGDKVNDTEGVDPERLKAFNMFVRLFVDENLDRMVPISKQPKEKIQAIIESCSRQFPEFQERARKRIRTYLKSCRRMKKNGLETRPTPPHLTSAMAENILAAACESESRNAAKRMRMDAYHDEQISLDKPPSGSGGPREPASLVPSAYSLAASAFTNQEPQVYINGAGLSYGYRGYLGLGGAVQHPVSLATGAAAQSNGPTDLSMKSHSSANMAAAANHCLGGRGGGGGASAQLSQPEIAAVRQLIAGYRESAAFLLRSADELENLILQQN from the exons ATGAGCGAGCCCTCGTGGCTGGCAGCCGACCCGGGAGCCGCGTCGCAGCTCAGCCTGGCCGGCAGAGCGGAGGCCATGCGCAACATCGCTGGCAACAGGGAGGACGACG ACGATTCATCGTCCGAGAGCGGCAGCGGCCTTCCCACCCTCACCCCTCCGTCCTCCTCCTCGGCCGCCGTCGCCGGGGAAGTCGAGGTTGTCAACGGCAACTGTGGCCCCGCCCCGCTCGACTTCAGCACGCCCACGTCCTGGTCCTCGTCCTCGGAGGACCAGCATCCCGTGAACCTGAGCGAGCCCACCGCTAAAAAGTCGTTGCTGGGCGGCTCCCAACTTCCCGTCACCGTgtcggcggcagcggcggcccTGCTCGGCGCCCTGCATCCCAACGTGCCCGAGGAGCTGCGCAGGAAGTACCCGCTGGCCGCCAAGCCTCCGCTGGCTCCTCATTCCGTCCTGCCCGTGCCGCACATCCCGCACACACACGCCTTGAACGCTGGCGAGCTGCGGCTGGATCGAGACTATGGCGGCAAG TCCCCCGTGTACAGTTCCGGCGGCAGCTATGACAGCATCAAGATGGAGGCGAGCGCCGAGGACCTCAGCGGCGGCCGTCTGGGAGGCGCCGTCGCTCccgaagacgacgacgacgatcaCGACGAGCACGACGACGGTGACAAGGTCAACGACACGGAGGGCGTGGACCCGGAGCGGCTGAAGGCCTTCAAT ATGTTTGTGCGTCTGTTTGTGGACGAGAACTTGGACCGGATGGTTCCCATCTCCAAGCAGCCCAAAGAGAAGATCCAGGCCATCATTGAGTCCTGCAGCAGGCAATTCCCGGAATTCCAAGAACGAGCCCGCAAGCGCATTCGCACCTACCTCAAATCCTGCCGACGCATGAAGAAGAACGGCTTGGAG ACCCGGCCCACTCCGCCTCACCTCACCTCCGCCATGGCAGAGAACATCCTGGCCGCCGCCTGCGAGAGCGAATCGCGCAACGCTGCCAAGAGGATGCGCATGGATGCTTATCAC GATGAGCAGATCTCGCTGGACAAACCTCCCAGCGGTAGCGGCGGCCCTAGGGAGCCGGCGTCACTCGTTCCCTCCGCCTACTCGCTGGCCGCGTCCGCCTTCACCAACCAGGAGCCGCAGGTCTACATCAACGGCGCTGGCCTCAGCTACGGTTACCGTGGATACCTGGGCCTGGGCGGCGCCGTGCAGCATCCCGTTTCCCTGGCGACCGGCGCCGCCGCTCAGAGCAACG gTCCCACAGACCTCAGCATGAAGTCGCATTCTtctgccaacatggccgccgccgCCAATCACTGTCTGGGCGGGCGTGGCGGCGGGGGCGGGGCCTCGGCCCAACTCAGCCAACCGGAGATCGCGGCCGTGCGTCAGCTGATCGCCGGATACCGGGAGTCGGCAGCCTTCCTGCTGCGCTCCGCCGACGAGCTGGAGAACCTCATCCTGCAGCAGAACTGA